Proteins encoded in a region of the Oncorhynchus gorbuscha isolate QuinsamMale2020 ecotype Even-year linkage group LG16, OgorEven_v1.0, whole genome shotgun sequence genome:
- the LOC123999127 gene encoding nuclear fragile X mental retardation-interacting protein 2-like has product MDSKEGFDHKKNMDSDKNLDFTNDYEGKLLDKDSALLLNGVVNSAHITNGYSSKSPPDNDCSGSESGYTTPKKRKARRNSIKNTEHVTSEKERAMQQGNATQEPEASGLEPMEKAVNLRLVHKADPQTAVRQMGAPEVAMGELQRKNSDSKTAAVAFGKKFEDRPKAKLSTSTKEDSWTLFKPPPVFPVDNSRAKIVPKISYASKVKENLNKAAQAGGEMHPPQVPDRLSQVPMSAMKTITSASVTNGPVSGDGNCYPSVGTFFTPAASSIPPAPSLPCGENVASFLDNDCSSSTNLTADLRKCTLFVYPLNPLNMQPVLPSARQVDTPAAQTNQKALGDIFQNQWGLSFINEPNVGPEGGSRPVAAVEGKATVVTFQGEPCPAVAAEAGLDASLSIPEPFLLTLAQDSEKRTSAPACPPATIKGEDGAKAQLSGLDETKVEAKGLGAVVASGKDISDEPAQAPLTNLVLGPSKEQTHSKSLDRGSCGLFDLKAAVTYHTKEMEYVFNLQKQDPKRVVFYDKTKDGPDQ; this is encoded by the exons ATGGACAGCAAAGAAGGTTTTGATCACAAGAAGAATATGGACAGCGACAAGAACTTGGATTTCACTAATGATTATGAGGGAAAGCTGTTGGACAAGGATTCTGCATTGCTTCTGAATGGGGTGGTAAACTCTGCTCATATTACCAATGGTTACTCCAGCAAGTCACCCCCTGACAACGATTGCAGTGGCTCAGAAAGTGGATATACTACTCCTAAGAAACGCAAGGCCAGACGCAACAGCATCAAGAACACAGAGCATGTGACAAGCGAAAAGGAGAGAGCTATGCAACAGGGTAATGCTACACAGGAGCCAGAAGCTTCTGGACTTGAACCAATGGAGAAAGCGGTGAACTTGAGACTTGTCCATAAAGCAGATCCCCAGACAGCAGTGAGGCAGATGGGGGCCCCAGAAGTGGCTATGGGTGAGTTGCAGAGGAAAAACTCAGACAGTAAAACTGCTGCAGTTGCCTTTGGTAAAAAGTTTGAGGATAGGCCCAAAGCCAAGCTCTCAACCTCTACAAAAGAGGACTCTTGGACTTTATTTAAGCCCCCTCCTGTATTTCCTGTGGACAACAGTAGAGCTAAAATAGTGCCCAAGATCAGTTATGCAAGTAAAGTTAAGGAGAACCTCAACAAAGCAGCCCAAGCTGGAGGAGAGATGCATCCTCCTCAGGTGCCTGATCGATTATCACAGGTCCCCATGTCTGCTATGAAAACCATCACCTCAGCTAGCGTTACTAATGGTCCTGTTTCTGGAGATGGAAATTGTTATCCCTCTGTTGGTACCTTCTTCACTCCTGCTGCTAGTAGTATTCCAccagccccctctctcccatgCGGGGAGAACGTAGCATCCTTTTTGGACAATGACTGTAGTTCTTCAACCAACCTTACAGCAGATCTGAGAAAGTGTACTCTTTTTGTTTACCCTCTAAACCCTTTAAATATGCAACCTGTGCTCCCGAGTGCTCGCCAAGTGGACACCCCGGCTGCTCAGACAAATCAGAAAGCCTTGGGGGACATCTTTCAGAATCAGTGGGGCCTGTCCTTCATCAATGAGCCAAATGTGGGGCCAGAAGGTGGAAGCAGGCCGGTAGCTGCTGTGGAGGGAAAGGCTACGGTTGTCACATTTCAAGGGGAGCCATGCCCTGCTGTTGCAGCTGAGGCAGGCCTTGACGCTAGCCTATCAATCCCAGAGCCTTTCCTTCTCACTTTGGCTCAAGACTCAGAGAAAAGGACTAGTGCCCCAGCTTGCCCCCCTGCTACAATAAAGGGTGAGGATGGGGCAAAGGCTCAGCTGTCTGGACTGGATGAGACAAAGGTTGAGGCGAAGGGTCTAGGTGCAGTTGTGGCCTCTGGTAAAGACATTAGTGATGAGCCTGCACAGGCCCCCCTGACCAACCTGGTGTTGGGTCCATCTAAAGAGCAGACTCACTCTAAGAGCCTGGACAGAGGTAGCTGTGGGTTGTTTGATCTGAAAGCTGCTGTTACTTATCACACTAAAG AAATGGAATATGTTTTCAATTTGCAAAAACAAG ATCCAAAAAGAGTAGTCTTCTATGACAAGACCAAGGATGGACCTGATCAGTGA